The Epinephelus lanceolatus isolate andai-2023 chromosome 14, ASM4190304v1, whole genome shotgun sequence genome has a window encoding:
- the bcl9 gene encoding B-cell CLL/lymphoma 9 protein, protein MLEVQEERPAAAGTAATHFNKKERGKKEREEAKDGRGNLSNIGNPVPGSRNVRAKAPLTHTGSPHQLITSPCSVVLGAPSMHSNRLKNSPSTNTQSPKPKTEAMVRSPPVMSPSTATQMDSKMPNQGKPGSTGSQSQPSPCDPKTLGSKGAQNVAGGMGLKNGQGLTSGPSSKVKVKRERSTSVESFEQPESGTPTSEEKDSSRVKRMCVAERRQPYSGADWCSGGESDEDDKGFFNCNSSDVKPQDSVTHSTSNAGLSRSSTPSHNTLGGQGSTTEPASGQKPGTKLVYVFTTEMANKAADAVLTGHTENIIAFHMKNISNSKDKAHLLLNNAASTLRNDSKPPPQPPSHAQDQSHQPGSKPSLPGMAEPAPSQPSNQGTQSGVLPQEGSSSAGMESKNLPGSSPSNTTAPVDQAPVTQPEAGLNPPPAGEGGQGGGSGGAGLTPQQQQQQQQLAQELLNMEANTEGLSQEQLEHRQRSLQTLRDIQRMLFPDDRDAPPAGPPQSHSGPHDGGPDGAPRRSEQGPLQAMMAQSQSLGPPGGPGGPRPQGPPFGPPHGPRDMPPFPQDEMGAHMGGPGGCGDGDQMTPEQVAWLKLQQEFYEEKRKKQEMQHRPLPPDMMMHPHGPRGMMRGPPPPYQMGPGEMWGGPGGPPEHYQERMGMGPGPRGMPPHMQRMPGFSGMMNPEMEGPPRPGMGWPDDMPPRMGDARGFPGGPGGMFAGPGGRGERFPNPQSVQEAMFHQGMGGEKGLPPGMMMDMQRMMGHQRGGMEPGNGMGMFPRMPGDGPMSPSSRLQGMGGREMGPEFGMGPGPGPGPHMHPSKLRDPSMNMSPDEIMRMRGGGGPPMENMGPQGRPMQGPPFPEQAQPGDFPMGPGRPFPGGPGGMRGPHADQAFGPEHRSTPTGGNGRMNHLPPSGGPSQGQRGRKPADLNVQAGGGNSPSINPLKSPPLRQVQSPMMGSPSGNLKSPQTPSQLAGMLTGPTGPSAPPPPPASAPMKSPHSMMGSAGASPVHMRSPSLPNPSPGWASSPKPPMQSPGVPPQGGKPPLSITSPNMMGSMEQGGNGPPSAPPSSGAPSGSMSLPGSVPSGSPYTIPPEPTLSQNPLSIMMSRMSKFAMPSSTPLYHDAIKTVASSDDDSPPARSPNLPSVNNNGMAMNHQGNPRMMGPGNAGPMSALSPLGMNPMGSQPLSHGMPPQMPSPNAPNMGPGMMPHGMMIPPNPQDPGMGNPQMMPQGRMGYPHRSQAYPLTQSPSQQGPFSPHNGPGPQGFPGHPMGFQGEGGPMGGRMGNMPHGGGGDGGMCKPNTPGGPEFNNMQGGFSEADLHEVMRPGASGIPEFDLSRIIPSEKPSQTLSYFPRGGGDNPGGKPPHPSGFPMQGMMGDGPPRMGMSMQGMGGMPGGPGGGMGPQDMPMGNPGHNSMRPPGFMGQGMMGPQHRMMSPGGPGGMMQGRQMAHPGPGGSPNMMMSLQGMGGPPQQTMMMGGQMRPRDMDMGFSPGPGMF, encoded by the exons AGGAACGTGCGCGCAAAAGCGCCGCTCACGCACACCGGCAGTCCTCACCAGCTCATCACTTCACCCTGTTCTGTAGTCCTGGGAGCCCCATCAATGCACTCCAATAGGCTAAAGAACTCCCCGTCCACCAACACGCAGAG ccctaaacctaagaCGGAGGCCATGGTACGCTCACCTCCCGTCATGTCCCCCTCCACTGCCACCCAGATGGACTCTAAAATGCCCAATCAGGGTAAACCAGGGAGCACTGgtagccaatcacagccctcaCCCTGCGACCCCAAGACCCTGGGTTCCAAAGGGGCTCAGAACGTGGCAGGGGGCATGGGGCTGAAGAACGGCCAGGGCCTGACCTCAGGCCCAAGTTCCAAGGTTAAAGTCAAAAGGGAGAGAAGCACCTCGGTGGAGTCGTTTGAACAGCCGGAGAGCGGCACACCCACAAGTGAGGAAAAAG aCAGCAGCAGGGTGAAGAGGATGTGTGTGGCAGAGAGGAGGCAGCCGTACAGTGGAGCTGACTGGTGCTCTGGGGGAGAAAGTGACGAAGATGACAAAGGATTCTTCA ACTGTAACTCCAGCGACGTGAAGCCCCAGGACTCCGTCACACATTCTACCTCCAACGCCGGACTCAGTCGCTCCTCCACGCCTTCCCACAATACACTGGGAGGCCAGGGCTCCACAACAGAACCTGCAAGTGGCCAGAAACCAGGCACAAAACTCGTCTATGTCTTCACCACAGAGATGGCCAACAA GGCAGCTGATGCAGTCCTAACTGGCCATACAGAAAACATCATTGCCTtccacatgaaaaacatctccAACAGCAAGGACAAAGCTCACCTCCTCCTg AACAATGCAGCAAGCACCCTTCGAAATGACTCCAAGCCTCCCCCGCAACCCCCGTCCCACGCCCAAGATCAGAGCCACCAGCCTGGATCCAAGCCGTCCTTACCTGGCATGGCAGAGCCAGCCCCATCCCAGCCTTCAAACCAAGGGACCCAATCcggtgttcttccacaggaaggGTCATCCTCTGCAGGCATGGAATCCAAAAATCTTCCCGGCAGTAGCCCCAGTAACACTACAGCTCCAGTTGACCAGGCCCCTGTCACCCAACCTGAGGCAGGCCTCAACCCTCCACCAGCAGGTGAAGGAGGGCAGGGTGGAGGTTCTGGTGGAGCAGGTCTGACaccccagcagcagcaacaacagcagcagctggccCAGGAGCTGTTGAACATGGAGGCCAACACAGAGGGTCTGTCCCAAGAACAGTTGGAGCATCGCCAGCGCTCCCTGCAGACCTTGCGAGATATTCAGCGCATGCTTTTCCCTGATGACCGTGATGCTCCACCAGCTGGGCCCCCGCAGTCTCATAGTGGACCTCATGATGGAGGCCCTGATGGTGCACCCCGTAGGTCTGAGCAGGGTCCCCTACAGGCTATGATGGCGCAGTCTCAGAGCCTTGGACCACCcggtggaccaggaggacctCGTCCACaaggtccaccctttggccctCCTCACGGTCCCAGGGACATGCCCCCGTTTCCACAAGATGAAATGGGTGCACACATGGGGGGTCCAGGGGGCTGTGGAGATGGAGATCAGATGACCCCAGAACAGGTGGCTTGGTTGAAGCTACAGCAAGAGTTTTAcgaagagaagaggaagaaacaagAAATGCAACATCGGCCACTTCCTCCAGACATGATGATGCATCCCCATGGTCCACGGGGCATGATGCGAGGGCCACCGCCTCCCTACCAGATGGGCCCAGGAGAGATGTGGGGAGGACCAGGTGGTCCACCAGAGCACTACCAGGAGCGCATGGGTATGGGCCCTGGCCCCAGGGGTATGCCGCCACATATGCAGAGGATGCCTGGCTTCTCTGGTATGATGAATCCTGAGATGGAGGGACCCCCAAGGCCTGGAATGGGCTGGCCTGATGACATGCCTCCCAGGATGGGGGATGCACGTGGCTTCCCTGGTGGACCTGGGGGAATGTTTGCTGGTCCAGGGGGTCGTGGTGAGCGTTTTCCAAATCCTCAGTCAGTTCAAGAAGCGATGTTTCACCAAGGTATGGGTGGAGAGAAGGGCCTCCCTCCAGGGATGATGATGGACATGCAAAGGATGATGGGGCACCAAAGAGGTGGAATGGAACCTGGTAATGGCATGGGCATGTTTCCCAGAATGCCTGGTGATGGTCCTATGAGTCCATCCTCTAGGCTCCAGGGAATGGGGGGAAGGGAAATGGGGCCTGAGTTTGGCATGGGACCCGGCCCTGGACCAGGACCTCATATGCACCCTTCAAAGCTACGAGATCCCTCCATGAATATGAGTCCTGACGAGATCATGAGAatgagaggaggtggaggaccTCCAATGGAGAACATGGGTCCACAAGGCCGGCCCATGCAGGGTCCCCCTTTCCCTGAGCAGGCACAGCCAGGAGACTTTCCTATGGGGCCTGGGCGGCCCTTCCCAGGGGGTCCTGGAGGAATGAGGGGTCCACATGCAGACCAAGCTTTTGGTCCAGAGCACAGATCTACACCGACAGGAGGTAACGGCCGTATGAACCACCTCCCCCCTTCTGGTGGCCCTTCACAAGGTCAGAGGGGCCGCAAGCCAGCAGATCTGAATGTCCAAGCAGGAGGGGGGAACTCTCCCAGTATCAACCCACTTAAGTCCCCACCTCTGAGACAAGTGCAGTCCCCCATGATGGGTTCGCCCTCTGGAAACCTTAAATCCCCTCAGACACCGTCCCAGCTGGCTGGTATGCTCACTGGTCCTACAGGCCCCAGTGCCCCTCCACCTCCGCCAGCTTCAGCACCAATGAAGTCTCCCCACTCCATGATGGGATCAGCTGGTGCCTCTCCTGTTCATATGAGGTCTCCTTCCCTTCCAAACCCCTCTCCTGGATGGGCATCCTCACCAAAACCACCCATGCAGAGTCCTGGAGTACCACCTCAGGGTGGCAAGCCTCCGCTTAGTATCACTTCACCAAACATGATGGGGAGCATGGAGCAAG GTGGTAACGGCCCTCCCTCAGCTCCTCCTTCATCAGGGGCTCCATCTGGCTCCATGTCCCTCCCAGGCAGCGTCCCGTCTGGCAGTCCGTACACCATACCCCCTGAGCCAACTCTATCCCAGAACCCTCTCTCCATCATGATGTCACGCATGTCCAAGTTTGCAATGCCCAGCTCCACCCCACTCTACCATGATGCCATAAAGACTGTTGCCAGTTCTGATGACGACTCGCCCCCTGCCCGCTCCCCTAACCTGCCATCAGTAAACAATAATG GTATGGCAATGAATCATCAAGGCAATCCACGTATGATGGGACCTGGAAACGCCGGACCcatgtctgccctcagccctCTGGGTATGAATCCAATGGGATCCCAGCCCCTCTCCCATGGTATGCCCCCACAGATGCCCTCTCCCAATGCCCCTAATATGGGCCCAGGCATGATGCCTCATGGCATGATGATACCACCAAATCCCCAAGACCCTGGTATGGGGAACCCCCAAATGATGCCCCAGGGACGCATGGGTTACCCTCACCGAAGCCAGGCATACCCCCTCACCCAGTCCCCCTCCCAGCAAGGCCCTTTCTCCCCGCACAATGGTCCTGGCCCCCAAGGTTTCCCTGGCCATCCCATGGGCTTCCAGGGAGAAGGAGGACCTATGGGAGGACGAATGGGGAACATGCCTCATGGGGGAGGGGGTGATGGGGGTATGTGCAAGCCTAATACCCCTGGAGGGCCAGAATTCAACAACATGCAAGGTGGATTCAGTGAAGCAGATCTTCATGAGGTGATGCGACCGGGAGCGTCTGGCATTCCTGAGTTTGACCTGTCCAGGATAATCCCATCGGAGAAGCCCAGCCAGACTCTGTCTTACTTCCCCCGAGGTGGGGGAGACAACCCTGGGGGGAAACCACCACACCCCTCTGGCTTCCCCATGCAGGGCATGATGGGCGACGGTCCACCGAGGATGGGGATGTCCATGCAGGGGATGGGGGGGATGCCAGGGGGGCCTGGTGGGGGAATGGGCCCCCAAGACATGCCAATGGGCAACCCTGGCCACAACTCGATGCGGCCACCAGGATTCATGGGCCAAGGCATGATGGGCCCCCAGCACCGGATGATGTCTCCTGGGGGTCCGGGAGGGATGATGCAGGGGAGACAAATGGCCCACCCAGGCCCTGGCGGCTCAcctaacatgatgatgtcactgcaggGCATGGGCGGCCCCCCACAGCAGACAATGATGATGGGGGGTCAGATGAGGCCACGTGACATGGACATGGGGTTCAGTCCGGGCCCTGGAATGTTCTAA